A stretch of the Candidatus Binatus sp. genome encodes the following:
- a CDS encoding alpha/beta hydrolase, whose product MASTLDPQMKTILDAFNAAGPMFLRAETAEQARAKMRALVEANLAPPPAIYRVEDRRIAGADGQIAARVYTPEGSAPMGVLVYFHGGGWVLGDLESHDPVCRALANGAGCVVVSIDYRLAPEHVFPAGAEDCYAATRWVAENAAALGADASRLAVGGDSAGGNLAAVVSMMARDRGGPAINFQLLLYPVTDCALDTPSQKEFAADGYALSRADMEWFWKNYLDPGAEKNNPYACPLRAKNLKGLPPALVLTASHDPLRDEGERFAERLITAGVKVTCTRYEGVTHAFISLADALDKGKEGLRQAADALRVAFAR is encoded by the coding sequence ATGGCAAGCACCCTCGATCCCCAGATGAAAACCATACTCGACGCGTTCAACGCGGCCGGTCCGATGTTCCTGCGCGCGGAAACTGCCGAGCAGGCGCGGGCCAAGATGCGCGCGCTGGTCGAGGCGAATCTGGCCCCGCCGCCTGCCATCTATCGCGTCGAGGATCGCCGCATTGCGGGCGCCGACGGTCAAATCGCGGCGCGGGTTTACACCCCCGAGGGCAGCGCGCCGATGGGCGTGCTGGTCTATTTCCACGGCGGCGGATGGGTGCTCGGAGATTTGGAGAGTCACGACCCGGTCTGCCGCGCGCTCGCCAACGGTGCGGGATGCGTGGTCGTGTCGATCGATTACCGGCTCGCGCCCGAGCACGTTTTTCCGGCCGGCGCCGAGGATTGCTACGCGGCCACGAGGTGGGTAGCCGAAAACGCGGCCGCGCTTGGCGCGGACGCGTCGCGGCTCGCGGTCGGCGGCGACAGCGCGGGCGGAAATCTGGCCGCGGTGGTCTCGATGATGGCGCGCGATCGCGGCGGTCCCGCGATCAACTTCCAGTTGCTCCTTTATCCTGTCACCGATTGCGCACTCGACACGCCGTCGCAGAAGGAATTCGCCGCCGACGGCTACGCGCTGTCGCGCGCCGACATGGAATGGTTCTGGAAAAATTACCTCGACCCCGGCGCGGAAAAAAACAATCCCTACGCCTGCCCGCTGCGGGCGAAAAACTTGAAGGGCCTGCCGCCCGCGCTCGTCCTGACTGCCAGCCACGATCCGCTGCGCGACGAAGGCGAGCGATTCGCCGAGCGCCTCATCACCGCCGGCGTCAAAGTAACCTGTACGCGCTACGAAGGCGTGACCCACGCCTTCATCAGCCTTGCCGACGCGCTCGACAAGGGTAAAGAGGGCCTGCGGCAAGCCGCCGACGCCTTGAGGGTGGCCTTCGCCCGCTAG
- a CDS encoding enoyl-CoA hydratase/isomerase family protein, whose translation MIDYAKYRCIKVERENKLATVTLNRPEALNAVNSELHDELETIWIDLANDEEVNAILLTGAGKAFSAGGDVKAMAARWGTEEGRKWTLKIAAAGRRIIQNLLDVEQPIIAAVNGDAMGLGANIALLSDVIVASETARIADTHVKVGIVAGDSGAVIWPLLVGPARAKEFLMRGTFISGSDAAKMGLVNYAVPADQVLSKAGEIARELADGPTWAIRWTKLAVNKWLKQQVNLILDASIAYEMMSFNTEDHREAATAFAEKRKPKFQGK comes from the coding sequence ATGATTGATTATGCAAAGTATCGATGCATCAAGGTCGAGAGGGAGAACAAGCTCGCCACCGTGACCCTGAACCGGCCTGAAGCACTTAACGCGGTCAATTCCGAACTACACGACGAACTTGAAACCATCTGGATCGACCTTGCCAACGACGAGGAAGTGAACGCGATTTTGCTGACCGGCGCGGGCAAGGCCTTTTCGGCGGGCGGCGACGTGAAGGCGATGGCGGCGCGCTGGGGCACTGAGGAAGGCAGAAAGTGGACGCTCAAGATCGCCGCGGCGGGCCGCAGGATCATCCAGAACCTGCTCGACGTTGAGCAGCCGATCATAGCCGCGGTCAATGGCGACGCGATGGGCCTCGGCGCGAATATCGCGCTGCTGTCGGACGTTATCGTCGCCTCTGAAACCGCGCGGATCGCCGATACCCACGTCAAGGTTGGAATCGTTGCCGGCGACAGCGGCGCGGTGATCTGGCCGCTGCTGGTCGGGCCGGCGCGGGCCAAGGAATTCCTGATGCGAGGGACGTTCATCAGCGGTTCCGACGCAGCCAAAATGGGGCTGGTCAACTACGCCGTGCCGGCAGACCAGGTGCTATCCAAGGCCGGGGAAATCGCCCGCGAATTGGCCGACGGCCCGACTTGGGCGATCCGATGGACCAAGCTCGCGGTGAACAAGTGGCTCAAGCAGCAGGTCAATTTAATTCTGGACGCGTCGATCGCGTATGAGATGATGAGCTTTAACACCGAAGACCATCGCGAGGCGGCGACTGCCTTCGCAGAAAAGCGCAAGCCCAAATTTCAGGGAAAATAA
- the menB gene encoding 1,4-dihydroxy-2-naphthoyl-CoA synthase, translated as MAFEDIIYEKQDGIATVTMNRPEVRNAFRGQTVDEMVEAFRDAWRDHSIGVVILTGAGDRAFSSGGDQAARSGGGYRGGMNVEALHEVIRDIPKVVIAAVNGYAIGGGHVLHIICDLSIAADTARFGQVGPRVGSVDPGFGTAYLTRLVGEKKAREIWFLCRQYSAQEALEMGLVNKVVPAAQLMDEARAWGREILALSPTAIRIAKASFNAETDHIKGIGAMGGISLGLYYRTEESMEGRNAFMERRAPDFRKFQK; from the coding sequence ATGGCATTTGAGGACATCATCTACGAGAAGCAAGACGGGATCGCCACCGTCACAATGAATCGTCCGGAGGTCCGCAACGCGTTTCGCGGTCAGACCGTGGACGAGATGGTGGAGGCCTTCAGGGACGCCTGGCGAGACCATTCGATCGGGGTGGTGATTCTGACCGGCGCCGGCGACCGCGCCTTCAGCTCGGGCGGTGACCAAGCCGCGCGCAGCGGCGGAGGCTATCGCGGCGGGATGAACGTCGAAGCGCTGCACGAAGTCATCCGCGACATTCCAAAGGTGGTTATCGCCGCGGTCAACGGCTACGCAATCGGCGGCGGACACGTCCTCCATATAATCTGCGACCTTTCTATCGCGGCCGATACCGCCCGCTTCGGCCAGGTCGGTCCGCGGGTTGGCAGCGTCGATCCCGGGTTCGGCACCGCCTACCTGACGCGCCTGGTCGGCGAGAAAAAGGCGCGTGAGATTTGGTTCCTGTGCCGCCAGTATTCGGCGCAGGAAGCTCTGGAGATGGGCCTGGTAAACAAGGTGGTGCCCGCCGCGCAGTTGATGGACGAGGCGCGCGCCTGGGGGCGCGAGATCCTGGCCTTGAGCCCGACCGCGATCAGGATCGCCAAGGCCTCCTTCAACGCCGAAACCGACCACATCAAAGGCATCGGAGCGATGGGCGGAATCTCGCTGGGACTCTACTACCGCACCGAAGAATCCATGGAAGGACGCAACGCATTCATGGAGCGGCGCGCGCCGGACTTCCGCAAGTTCCAAAAGTAG
- a CDS encoding acyl-CoA dehydrogenase family protein, with protein MLRISGALPQWETPAMIDYAQFESAIGLNWYDIDPNLQLQMRRLLEPADFDWLEPELRKVGALCGGPVAARAEVTDKHSPELVKFDRWGDPLDEVRHHPGALATKRDLWEAGVSGPRLYTEARRRGRHLPEVIPTALNYMLSQAEIGMLCSVGMTSGVIGLVRRFAPTEVQREFMPHLTAEHFDDAWDGAMFMTEKTGGSDLATLTTTARRDGDRWILNGSKWFCSNVDASAIATLARPEGGADGLRGVALFLVSRLRRDGSRNGISIRRLKDKLGTRAVPTAEVDFIDAEASLLAGSGGTASDGQGINRMMEMVNDSRRGIAVMGLGIMRRSFLESAIFSWHRSAFGRALRDLPMMREMLVGMMVELEAAAALVFASTSDDSALARLLVPVAKLRASRRGIEFASQAVEVHGGNGYVENWPLARQLRDAQSNTIWEGTENIICLDILRALRSEQVMQAAFGALGERAETAGALLAATRETVVGALGEVREALAHLSRLDREVAQLRARVFGNYLADVASTALLLEEAAYELSTSGSARKAVIAHLFAEAHLGRHPMRGLLSDDRTVLDLFDPIVCYGAIEPARAAVALRRG; from the coding sequence ATGCTTCGAATTTCGGGCGCCTTGCCGCAGTGGGAGACCCCGGCCATGATCGACTACGCCCAATTCGAGAGCGCAATCGGACTTAACTGGTACGATATCGATCCCAACCTGCAGCTTCAGATGCGCCGGTTGCTCGAGCCCGCCGATTTCGACTGGCTCGAGCCTGAGCTGCGCAAGGTCGGGGCGCTGTGCGGCGGTCCGGTCGCCGCGCGCGCTGAGGTCACCGACAAGCATTCACCCGAACTCGTCAAGTTCGACCGCTGGGGCGATCCGCTCGACGAAGTGCGCCACCATCCCGGCGCGCTCGCCACCAAGCGCGACCTCTGGGAAGCCGGCGTAAGCGGCCCACGGCTGTACACTGAAGCGCGCCGCCGCGGCCGTCATCTGCCCGAGGTGATCCCGACCGCGCTCAACTACATGCTGTCGCAGGCCGAGATTGGGATGCTCTGTTCGGTCGGCATGACCAGCGGGGTGATCGGCCTGGTGCGCCGCTTCGCGCCGACGGAGGTGCAGCGCGAGTTCATGCCGCATCTCACCGCTGAGCACTTCGATGACGCGTGGGACGGCGCGATGTTCATGACCGAGAAAACCGGCGGCTCCGACCTCGCCACGCTCACCACCACTGCGCGCCGCGACGGCGATCGATGGATCCTGAACGGCTCCAAGTGGTTCTGCTCAAATGTCGATGCCAGCGCGATCGCGACGCTCGCCCGACCCGAAGGCGGCGCCGACGGACTGCGCGGCGTCGCGCTGTTTCTGGTGTCGCGCTTGCGCCGCGATGGCTCCCGCAACGGCATCTCCATTCGCCGCCTCAAGGACAAGCTCGGCACCCGCGCGGTGCCCACCGCCGAAGTCGACTTCATCGACGCCGAAGCGTCTCTGCTCGCCGGCAGCGGCGGCACGGCGAGCGACGGCCAGGGGATCAACCGCATGATGGAAATGGTCAACGACTCGCGACGCGGCATCGCCGTGATGGGCCTTGGCATCATGCGCCGCTCGTTCCTCGAGTCTGCGATCTTCTCGTGGCATCGCAGCGCGTTCGGCCGCGCGCTGCGCGATCTCCCGATGATGCGCGAGATGCTGGTGGGCATGATGGTCGAGCTGGAGGCCGCCGCAGCGCTGGTCTTCGCCTCCACCTCGGACGATAGCGCGCTGGCGCGCCTGCTCGTGCCGGTGGCGAAGTTGCGCGCCAGCCGGCGCGGGATCGAGTTCGCCTCGCAGGCCGTCGAAGTCCATGGCGGCAACGGCTATGTCGAGAACTGGCCGCTCGCGCGCCAGTTGCGCGACGCGCAGAGCAACACCATCTGGGAAGGCACCGAGAACATCATCTGCCTCGACATCCTGCGCGCGCTGCGCAGCGAGCAGGTGATGCAGGCCGCGTTCGGCGCGCTCGGCGAACGCGCCGAGACCGCAGGCGCCCTGCTTGCCGCCACGCGTGAGACGGTGGTTGGCGCACTCGGCGAAGTGCGTGAGGCGCTCGCGCATCTCTCGCGTCTCGATCGCGAGGTCGCGCAATTGCGCGCGCGCGTGTTCGGCAACTATCTCGCCGACGTCGCCTCCACCGCCTTGCTGCTCGAGGAAGCCGCCTACGAGCTCAGCACTTCCGGCAGCGCGCGCAAGGCGGTAATCGCCCATCTGTTCGCTGAGGCGCATCTCGGGCGCCATCCGATGCGCGGCCTGCTGTCCGACGATCGCACCGTACTCGATCTGTTCGATCCGATCGTATGCTACGGCGCGATCGAGCCGGCCCGCGCCGCGGTGGCGCTTCGCAGGGGCTAG
- a CDS encoding TIGR04053 family radical SAM/SPASM domain-containing protein gives MPSIDFAKAPFLVIWETTQACDLACSHCRASAQPLRHCDELTTAQGFALLAETAAMGTPVFILSGGDPLKRPDLLDLVREGKRLGLRMGTIPAATPTLTSAVVRQLKEAGLDQMALSLDYPRADLHDGFRGVPGAFNRTMAAVEWAHQCALPLQINTTLWAGSAPFLSEMAELVERLGAVFWEVFFLVPMGRGEELDGVAASQCEELFAILYAVQKKSHFIVKVTEAPHYRRYVAQHEGDSSGKQHQGHPGSVAMPDMLRRSEGPGHTVGLAPHGVNAGKGFVFVSHTGEVYPSGFLPVSAGNVRSQSLAGIYRDSELFRTLRDPAALRGRCGRCEYSAFCGGSRSRAYALTGDFLATDPWCNYQPARRATA, from the coding sequence ATGCCCTCGATCGACTTCGCGAAAGCGCCCTTTCTGGTTATCTGGGAAACGACTCAGGCCTGCGACCTCGCCTGCAGCCATTGCCGCGCCTCGGCTCAACCGTTGCGCCATTGCGACGAACTGACCACCGCGCAAGGCTTCGCGCTGCTTGCCGAGACCGCTGCGATGGGCACTCCGGTGTTCATCCTAAGCGGTGGCGACCCGCTCAAACGTCCCGACCTGTTGGACCTCGTGCGCGAGGGCAAGCGGCTCGGTCTGCGCATGGGAACCATTCCCGCGGCAACTCCAACACTTACTTCGGCGGTGGTGCGCCAGTTGAAGGAGGCGGGCCTGGACCAGATGGCGCTGAGCCTCGATTATCCGCGCGCTGACCTTCACGACGGTTTCCGCGGAGTGCCAGGGGCCTTCAACCGGACAATGGCGGCGGTCGAATGGGCGCACCAATGTGCTCTGCCGCTACAGATCAACACGACGCTGTGGGCTGGTTCAGCGCCGTTTCTGTCCGAGATGGCTGAGCTGGTCGAACGTCTTGGAGCGGTCTTCTGGGAGGTGTTCTTCCTGGTCCCGATGGGACGCGGCGAGGAGCTGGACGGCGTCGCGGCAAGCCAGTGTGAGGAACTCTTCGCGATCTTATACGCGGTTCAGAAAAAGTCGCACTTCATCGTGAAGGTGACCGAGGCGCCCCACTACCGCCGCTATGTCGCACAACACGAAGGGGATAGCAGCGGCAAGCAGCACCAGGGCCACCCTGGCTCGGTGGCGATGCCCGACATGCTTCGGCGCTCGGAAGGGCCGGGGCACACTGTTGGGCTTGCGCCTCACGGCGTCAACGCTGGCAAGGGCTTTGTCTTCGTGTCCCACACCGGTGAGGTCTATCCGAGCGGATTCCTGCCGGTGTCTGCCGGAAACGTGCGATCGCAAAGCTTGGCCGGGATTTATCGCGACTCAGAGCTCTTCCGCACGCTGCGTGACCCAGCCGCGCTGCGCGGCAGGTGCGGGCGGTGCGAGTATAGCGCCTTCTGCGGCGGCTCGCGCTCGCGTGCCTATGCGCTGACCGGCGACTTTCTCGCGACTGACCCGTGGTGCAATTATCAACCTGCCCGCCGGGCCACCGCTTAG
- a CDS encoding cytochrome b N-terminal domain-containing protein, whose protein sequence is MWSRLQLSKWFDERLSTRAIRVALFDRNIPKSSPLVEWIYTLGSVLLFFFILQAVTGMMLAMNYVASPDHAFDAARYISTRAPFGQFIRGLHSWGATAMVVVIGAHMVTTFLSGSYKYPREMTWVTGVVLFLIVMLFGFTGYLLPWNQKAYWATVVGTNIAGSTPYIGDYIVRFFRGGSEVGPQTLTRFYAMHVLMLPAALLSLVAVHLFMVVRQGISAPPKRHPEYGRHGINAQLGLDPQLGTDPKLGIDPKLGLDPQLSIDTQRSRAVDEYHHEKEAGESFYPFYLAKDAVAVLLALAVVMVLVFMYPVEIGEIADPASTSYNPRPDWYFLFLFQALKYFPGSMEAVAAVMLPGLALTILLAVPFFDRRMRQHPLDRPIATAFAISALAGVIALTVIGAESPLLNPYVPERPTVEEGHRLFHTLNCAYCHAVNGRGSKIGPDLMLDPLKHDKAWIVVHLERPGEVVRPGHRTAMTGLLPEESADLFDYIEELQGGGPYSEKASRLFYRNCGKCHTVAGHGGAKAPDLSGIGLVRSVSFIHRYIEDPKSLYSKTKMPGFLQPEGKLTHVEIEDIARFLAHQRTPAPPKN, encoded by the coding sequence ATGTGGTCCCGACTCCAACTAAGCAAGTGGTTTGACGAGCGCCTCAGCACGCGGGCGATCCGCGTGGCGCTCTTCGATCGCAACATTCCCAAGAGCAGCCCGCTGGTCGAGTGGATCTACACGCTCGGCAGCGTGCTGCTGTTCTTTTTCATCCTTCAAGCAGTAACCGGGATGATGCTGGCGATGAACTACGTGGCCAGCCCCGATCACGCCTTCGACGCCGCGCGTTATATCTCGACGCGCGCTCCCTTCGGCCAGTTCATCCGCGGGCTTCATTCGTGGGGCGCAACCGCGATGGTGGTGGTGATCGGCGCCCACATGGTGACCACTTTTCTCTCGGGCAGTTACAAGTATCCGCGCGAGATGACCTGGGTTACCGGCGTCGTCCTGTTCCTGATCGTGATGCTGTTCGGATTCACCGGGTATCTGCTGCCTTGGAACCAGAAGGCGTACTGGGCGACCGTGGTCGGCACCAACATCGCGGGCTCGACCCCCTACATCGGGGATTACATCGTGCGCTTCTTCCGCGGCGGCAGCGAGGTCGGGCCGCAGACGTTGACGCGATTCTACGCAATGCACGTGCTGATGCTGCCCGCGGCCCTCCTCTCGCTGGTCGCGGTGCATCTGTTCATGGTCGTGCGCCAGGGCATCTCGGCGCCCCCCAAGCGCCATCCCGAATACGGCAGGCACGGTATCAACGCCCAGCTCGGCCTCGACCCCCAGCTTGGGACCGACCCCAAGCTCGGCATCGATCCCAAGCTCGGCCTCGACCCCCAGCTCAGTATCGACACCCAGCGCAGCCGGGCGGTCGACGAATATCATCACGAGAAAGAGGCGGGAGAGTCCTTCTATCCGTTTTATCTGGCCAAGGACGCCGTCGCCGTGCTGCTGGCGCTTGCGGTGGTGATGGTTTTGGTCTTTATGTATCCGGTCGAGATCGGCGAGATCGCCGACCCGGCCAGCACCAGCTACAACCCGCGCCCGGACTGGTACTTCCTGTTTTTGTTCCAGGCGCTCAAGTATTTTCCCGGCAGCATGGAAGCGGTCGCGGCAGTCATGCTGCCGGGGCTTGCGTTGACGATCCTCCTGGCGGTGCCGTTCTTCGATCGGCGGATGCGCCAGCATCCGCTGGATCGCCCGATCGCCACCGCCTTCGCGATCTCAGCGCTGGCCGGCGTGATTGCGTTGACCGTGATCGGCGCGGAGTCGCCGCTGCTCAATCCGTACGTGCCGGAGCGGCCGACCGTGGAGGAAGGTCACCGGCTCTTTCACACGCTGAATTGCGCATACTGCCACGCCGTCAATGGCCGCGGGAGCAAGATCGGGCCCGACCTGATGCTGGATCCCCTCAAGCACGACAAGGCTTGGATAGTCGTCCATCTCGAGCGGCCCGGCGAAGTGGTGCGGCCCGGCCACCGCACCGCAATGACGGGATTGTTGCCGGAGGAAAGCGCGGATCTGTTCGACTACATTGAGGAGTTGCAGGGCGGTGGCCCCTATAGCGAAAAGGCGTCCCGGTTGTTCTACCGAAATTGCGGCAAGTGCCACACGGTGGCAGGCCACGGCGGCGCCAAAGCTCCCGATCTGAGCGGGATTGGGCTGGTGCGGTCGGTTTCGTTCATCCACCGCTACATCGAGGATCCGAAGTCCCTGTATAGCAAGACCAAGATGCCGGGGTTCTTGCAACCGGAGGGCAAGCTGACGCACGTCGAAATCGAGGACATCGCGCGCTTTCTCGCGCATCAGCGCACACCGGCGCCTCCTAAAAACTGA
- a CDS encoding ubiquinol-cytochrome c reductase iron-sulfur subunit has product MPDGNRAQFAVSEAGEVIENEPRRRFLTRLFWGAMGIVSAGIAAPIVSYLIAPLLRPSESKDWVRLGKVDDLPLNLPQRIEVARRVSEGWVTEDSAVTAWVVRVPDKIYVFDPHCTHLGCAYRWVEESKQFFCPCHAGVFSLTGKVVSGPPPRPLDIYAYEVREGALYVVPTPTKQVV; this is encoded by the coding sequence GTGCCCGACGGTAATCGCGCACAATTTGCAGTCTCGGAAGCTGGCGAAGTTATCGAGAACGAACCGCGACGACGGTTCCTGACGCGTCTGTTCTGGGGCGCGATGGGAATTGTCAGCGCCGGTATCGCTGCGCCCATCGTTTCCTATCTGATCGCCCCGCTGTTGCGGCCGAGCGAGAGCAAGGATTGGGTGCGCTTGGGAAAGGTCGACGACCTTCCGCTCAACCTTCCCCAACGGATCGAGGTCGCACGGCGCGTGTCCGAGGGATGGGTGACGGAGGATTCGGCGGTCACCGCCTGGGTGGTGCGGGTGCCGGACAAAATCTACGTTTTTGATCCGCATTGCACGCACTTGGGATGCGCTTACCGATGGGTGGAGGAGTCCAAGCAGTTCTTCTGTCCCTGCCATGCCGGCGTATTTAGCCTGACTGGGAAGGTGGTCAGCGGCCCTCCCCCGCGTCCGCTGGACATTTACGCGTATGAGGTCCGCGAGGGCGCCCTTTATGTGGTCCCGACTCCAACTAAGCAAGTGGTTTGA
- a CDS encoding cytochrome c: MSESSPAKIRSKGWSWMPLAAAVAMILAPALTSTPARAAEVDMKAAASNFSDSCADCHGESGKGDGKKAAELKNKPADYTNCAVMTKLSDDYLFNVIKNGGKSVGKSKDMADFGKAYDDDEIRGLVAYVRTFCKK, encoded by the coding sequence ATGTCAGAAAGTTCACCGGCCAAAATTCGATCGAAGGGCTGGAGCTGGATGCCCTTGGCGGCGGCAGTAGCGATGATTTTAGCACCGGCGTTGACCTCAACCCCGGCCCGCGCCGCTGAAGTCGATATGAAGGCCGCGGCCAGTAATTTTTCGGATTCGTGCGCAGACTGCCATGGTGAGTCGGGTAAAGGCGACGGTAAAAAGGCCGCCGAACTGAAGAACAAGCCCGCCGACTATACCAATTGCGCAGTGATGACCAAGCTCAGCGACGATTATCTTTTCAACGTCATCAAAAACGGCGGCAAGTCGGTCGGCAAGAGCAAGGACATGGCCGACTTCGGCAAGGCCTACGACGACGACGAGATTCGCGGGCTGGTCGCTTACGTCCGCACCTTCTGCAAAAAGTGA
- a CDS encoding slipin family protein → MVSGVIALIVVIFILSGVKILNEYQRAVVFRLGRLMRYRGPGIIYVIPLIERMVRIDLRTVVLDVPPQDVITKDNVTVKVSAVLYFRVSDPSRAVTEVANYLFATMQLAQTTLRSVGGQTELDELLSQRDKVNARIQSIIDAHTEPWGIKVILVELKNIDLPQDMQRAIAAQAEAERERRAKVIAAEGEFQAAKRLSEAAEIMSKSPITLQLRYLQTLAEIATEHNSTTIFPLPIDLLEPFRKLAGGGDKPK, encoded by the coding sequence ATGGTATCCGGTGTAATCGCCCTCATCGTCGTAATCTTTATTCTGAGCGGCGTCAAAATCCTTAATGAATACCAACGCGCCGTGGTCTTCCGCCTCGGGCGGCTCATGCGCTACCGCGGCCCGGGTATAATTTACGTGATCCCCTTGATTGAGCGGATGGTCCGGATCGATCTGCGTACGGTCGTGCTCGACGTCCCGCCGCAGGACGTTATCACCAAGGACAACGTGACCGTCAAGGTCAGCGCGGTGCTCTACTTCCGAGTGAGCGATCCGTCGCGTGCGGTCACCGAGGTGGCAAATTACCTCTTCGCCACCATGCAGCTCGCGCAGACCACCCTGCGCTCCGTGGGCGGACAGACCGAACTCGACGAACTCTTAAGCCAGCGCGACAAAGTCAACGCGCGCATCCAGTCGATCATCGATGCCCACACTGAGCCATGGGGAATCAAGGTCATACTGGTCGAGCTGAAGAACATCGACCTGCCGCAGGACATGCAGCGCGCGATCGCCGCCCAGGCCGAGGCCGAGCGCGAACGGCGCGCCAAGGTTATCGCGGCCGAGGGCGAATTTCAGGCCGCGAAGCGCCTGTCCGAGGCGGCGGAAATCATGAGCAAAAGCCCAATCACGCTCCAGCTTCGCTACCTGCAGACGCTGGCCGAGATCGCCACCGAGCACAATTCAACCACGATTTTTCCGCTCCCAATCGATCTGCTCGAGCCCTTTCGCAAGCTGGCGGGCGGCGGCGACAAGCCGAAGTAA
- a CDS encoding NapC/NirT family cytochrome c, which yields MPSLARNRLSIAGLIIAIIVLADLLSLVGMTVLGVELNPYVGIFAYLIGPAIMIFGLLLIPVGMLLERRRRRKFLPGELPAFPKLDLNEPSIRRGFFAAAGFSLFFVVLSMVASYQGYQFTDSVMFCGQTCHVPMKPEYTAYEDSPHARVPCAGCHVGPGATWFVRSKLSGAYQVYAVMFNKYPRPIETPIKDLRPVQAACEQCHWPQKFYGAQLKVFAHYGYDEKNTPTRIQMLIKTGGGSAEFGRATGIHWHMNIANQVWFAATDKQSQVIPWVKVTTPDGRTTEYLAKGSSLTPQQIAAMPTQRMDCVSCHARPSHKFLPPDQAVDAAFEGGQIDPTLPFLKRQAVKALVKRYTSPEQAAEGIATALDTFYRNRYAPIYAAKWPQIRAAIAAVQQIYKKNMFPFMRVDWRTHPDNIGHLYYSGCFRCHDGQHVSADGRVIPQACDSCHTVLATPTSVAEFKHPIDVGDTTCSTCHTGGVL from the coding sequence TTGCCAAGTTTGGCTCGCAATCGGCTGAGCATCGCTGGCCTGATCATCGCCATCATCGTTTTGGCGGACTTGCTGTCCCTGGTTGGCATGACGGTGTTGGGGGTGGAGTTGAACCCCTACGTCGGCATTTTTGCCTACCTGATCGGTCCGGCCATCATGATATTCGGCCTGTTGCTGATTCCGGTCGGAATGCTACTCGAACGGCGGCGGCGCCGGAAGTTTTTGCCGGGAGAGTTGCCGGCCTTTCCCAAGCTCGATCTCAACGAGCCTTCGATTCGGCGCGGCTTTTTCGCCGCGGCAGGCTTTTCGTTGTTTTTCGTGGTTCTCAGCATGGTGGCAAGCTACCAAGGCTACCAGTTCACGGACTCGGTGATGTTCTGCGGCCAGACCTGTCACGTGCCGATGAAGCCGGAATATACTGCCTACGAGGATTCGCCGCACGCGCGGGTCCCATGCGCGGGCTGCCATGTCGGACCCGGCGCCACTTGGTTTGTTCGCTCCAAGCTGTCGGGTGCCTATCAGGTCTATGCGGTAATGTTCAACAAGTACCCCAGACCGATTGAAACCCCGATCAAGGATTTGCGCCCGGTGCAGGCAGCCTGCGAGCAATGCCATTGGCCGCAGAAGTTCTACGGCGCGCAACTCAAGGTCTTCGCGCATTACGGCTACGACGAGAAGAACACGCCCACGCGCATCCAGATGCTGATCAAGACCGGAGGAGGATCTGCCGAGTTCGGCCGCGCCACCGGAATCCACTGGCACATGAACATCGCCAACCAAGTATGGTTCGCGGCTACTGACAAGCAGTCCCAGGTGATTCCCTGGGTAAAAGTAACGACCCCTGACGGAAGAACCACGGAATACCTGGCCAAGGGCAGTTCGCTGACCCCACAGCAGATCGCGGCGATGCCCACCCAGAGGATGGACTGCGTGAGCTGCCATGCCCGCCCCTCCCATAAGTTTCTTCCGCCCGATCAGGCGGTCGACGCGGCGTTCGAGGGCGGCCAGATCGACCCTACGCTTCCCTTCTTGAAGAGGCAGGCGGTCAAGGCCCTGGTCAAGCGGTACACCTCGCCGGAACAGGCGGCCGAGGGAATCGCAACCGCCCTCGACACCTTTTACCGCAATCGCTATGCCCCGATTTATGCCGCGAAGTGGCCGCAAATCCGGGCTGCCATCGCCGCCGTGCAGCAGATCTACAAAAAAAATATGTTTCCATTCATGCGGGTTGACTGGCGCACGCATCCCGATAACATCGGCCACCTTTATTACTCGGGATGCTTCCGCTGTCACGACGGGCAGCACGTCAGCGCCGATGGCCGGGTGATACCCCAGGCATGCGATTCCTGTCACACGGTCCTTGCAACTCCCACCAGTGTCGCCGAGTTCAAGCATCCGATCGATGTAGGCGACACCACCTGCAGCACCTGTCACACCGGAGGCGTGCTGTAG